In Mariluticola halotolerans, one DNA window encodes the following:
- a CDS encoding error-prone DNA polymerase, producing MPDSSPHLYPRLEAKLPKPRESHFLAPETVGNSYAELCVTTNFTFLTGASHPEEYMSKAAELGLKAIAITDVNSLAGVVRAFAARKEMAREAQERNIEIELPRLIVGARLVLANSPVEWLALPTDRQAYTRLTRLLTLGKRRSTKGKCTLYKNDLVEWGRGMVLIALPKPDLVLPESILSELHYIVRHFPGMSFLGAAPNYDGCDQRRFKQLAMLGRRAGIPMVALGDVLMHVSKRRQLADVLTCLRLGLRIDDIGTYALLNSERRLKGYADMARLFRDYPGALRRTLDIARRCMFDLSELSYEYPDEISDGEAPQARLERLVWRGLTRRYPQGATPDTLAKIAKELDLIQKMGFAAYFLTVHDIVEFARSQDILCQGRGSAANSVICYVLGITEVPPEVISMVFERFISEARGEPPDIDVDFEHERREEVIQHIYQKYGRHRAGLCATVIHFRAKAAIREVGKVMGISQDVLAALTSRMWGSSNSLDAGQLKETGINLEDKRLLLTLDLIGQIIGFPRHLSQHVGGFIITKGRLDELCPIENAAMEDRTVIEWDKDDIDTLGILKVDVLSLGMLTCLRKCFDLVERHEHRTWSLANIPPDDQATYAMLCVADAVGVFQVESRAQMNFLPRMKPRKFYDLVIEVAIIRPGPIQGDMVHPYIRRRNGEEEISFPSGELEEVLGKTLGVPLFQEQAMQIAIVAAGFSAGDADRLRRSLATFKRMGTISSFRDKFITGMLDRGYAPEFAQRCFSQIEGFGEYGFPESHAASFALLAYASAFLKRHHPAAFACALLNSQPMGFYAPAQIVRDARDHGIEVRPVCVNNSEWDNTLELRGDGALALRLGFRQIKGFREEDANWIVAARHNGYPDPESLWRRAGIGPNILERLAEADAFLSMQISRRDALWQVTAIQGEAPLPLFANPIDGEGIYEPSVTLPPMHLGEEVVEDYVAMRLSLKAHPMEILRPKWPDILPHAQLMTTPLQRISVCGLVITRQRPGTASGVIFLTLEDETGVCNVVVWPKIYEKFRRAIIAGRLLRIRGKLQREGIVTHLVADNVEDVSDSLSLLGHPDYDVVGLPETVNDETPHPRRRMAMHPREQAKALFPSRDFH from the coding sequence ATGCCGGATTCTTCGCCACATCTCTATCCGCGTTTGGAAGCGAAACTTCCAAAGCCGCGCGAAAGCCATTTTCTAGCCCCCGAAACGGTAGGGAATAGTTATGCGGAATTATGTGTCACCACGAATTTTACCTTTTTGACCGGTGCCTCGCATCCGGAAGAATATATGAGCAAAGCCGCTGAGTTGGGGTTGAAGGCCATTGCCATAACCGACGTCAATTCATTGGCAGGCGTGGTGCGGGCCTTTGCCGCCAGAAAGGAAATGGCGCGCGAGGCACAGGAGCGCAATATCGAGATTGAGCTGCCGCGTTTGATCGTCGGCGCGCGCCTGGTGCTTGCAAACAGTCCGGTTGAATGGCTGGCGCTTCCGACCGATCGCCAAGCCTATACGCGGCTAACGCGATTACTGACTTTGGGAAAGCGGCGCAGCACGAAAGGGAAATGCACATTATACAAGAATGACTTGGTCGAATGGGGCCGTGGCATGGTGCTGATTGCCCTGCCAAAACCAGACCTCGTTCTCCCGGAGAGTATTCTATCTGAATTACATTATATCGTCCGGCATTTCCCGGGGATGAGTTTTTTGGGGGCAGCGCCCAATTATGATGGGTGTGACCAGAGGCGTTTTAAGCAATTGGCCATGTTGGGACGGCGGGCGGGCATCCCCATGGTGGCTTTGGGCGATGTGCTTATGCATGTCTCCAAGCGGCGGCAGTTGGCTGATGTTTTAACCTGCCTGCGGCTGGGCTTGCGGATTGACGATATTGGCACCTATGCGTTGTTGAATTCAGAGCGGCGCTTGAAAGGCTATGCGGATATGGCGCGTTTATTCCGCGATTATCCCGGGGCCTTGCGCCGGACACTGGATATTGCCAGGCGCTGTATGTTTGACCTGAGCGAACTGTCTTATGAATATCCCGATGAAATTTCCGATGGGGAGGCGCCGCAAGCCCGACTGGAACGGCTGGTCTGGCGCGGGCTGACGCGCCGCTATCCTCAAGGTGCGACGCCGGACACGCTTGCCAAGATCGCAAAGGAGCTGGATCTGATCCAGAAAATGGGTTTTGCCGCTTATTTTCTGACTGTGCATGACATTGTAGAGTTTGCCCGTTCACAAGACATTTTGTGTCAGGGACGGGGTTCGGCTGCCAATTCGGTGATCTGTTATGTTCTGGGCATTACCGAGGTGCCTCCCGAGGTCATTTCGATGGTGTTCGAACGGTTTATCTCGGAAGCGCGGGGGGAGCCGCCCGATATCGATGTCGATTTCGAGCATGAGCGCCGCGAAGAGGTCATCCAGCATATTTATCAAAAATATGGCCGCCATCGTGCGGGGCTGTGTGCCACGGTTATTCACTTTCGCGCCAAAGCGGCTATTCGCGAAGTCGGCAAGGTTATGGGGATCAGTCAGGATGTGCTGGCGGCTTTAACCAGCCGCATGTGGGGCTCATCCAATAGTCTGGACGCAGGCCAGCTGAAAGAAACCGGCATAAATCTGGAGGACAAGCGACTGCTGCTCACGCTTGACCTGATCGGGCAAATCATTGGCTTTCCGCGCCATCTTTCGCAGCATGTCGGCGGTTTTATCATTACCAAAGGCCGGCTGGATGAGCTGTGTCCAATCGAGAACGCGGCCATGGAAGACCGCACTGTGATCGAATGGGATAAGGACGATATCGACACATTGGGCATATTGAAGGTTGATGTGCTCTCATTGGGCATGCTGACCTGCCTTCGCAAATGCTTTGATCTTGTGGAGCGCCATGAGCACCGAACCTGGTCGCTTGCAAACATTCCTCCTGATGATCAGGCGACTTATGCGATGTTATGCGTGGCTGATGCCGTGGGGGTGTTTCAGGTGGAAAGCCGGGCGCAGATGAATTTTCTGCCGCGCATGAAACCGCGCAAATTCTACGATCTGGTGATTGAAGTCGCCATTATCCGCCCCGGCCCCATTCAGGGCGATATGGTGCACCCCTATATCCGGCGCCGGAATGGTGAAGAAGAGATCAGCTTTCCCTCGGGAGAACTTGAAGAGGTGTTGGGCAAAACGCTTGGCGTGCCGCTGTTTCAGGAACAGGCGATGCAGATTGCCATTGTCGCCGCCGGGTTTTCTGCAGGAGACGCAGACCGGTTGCGCCGATCACTGGCTACATTCAAGCGCATGGGGACGATCTCGAGCTTTCGGGACAAGTTTATCACCGGCATGCTGGATAGGGGATATGCGCCCGAATTTGCGCAACGCTGTTTTTCGCAAATTGAGGGGTTTGGCGAGTATGGCTTTCCTGAAAGTCATGCTGCCAGTTTTGCGTTGCTGGCTTATGCCTCGGCTTTTCTCAAGCGACACCACCCGGCGGCTTTTGCATGTGCTTTGTTGAATTCGCAACCCATGGGGTTTTATGCGCCAGCCCAGATCGTGCGGGATGCCCGTGATCACGGGATCGAAGTGCGCCCAGTGTGTGTGAATAATAGCGAATGGGATAATACGCTCGAATTGCGGGGCGATGGTGCTTTAGCACTTCGGTTGGGATTTCGGCAGATTAAGGGCTTTCGGGAAGAGGATGCCAACTGGATCGTGGCGGCACGCCATAATGGTTATCCTGACCCCGAGAGCTTGTGGCGAAGAGCTGGTATCGGTCCCAATATTTTGGAACGGCTTGCAGAAGCGGATGCGTTCTTGTCCATGCAGATCAGTCGCCGCGATGCGTTGTGGCAAGTCACAGCCATTCAAGGGGAAGCGCCTTTGCCCCTGTTTGCCAATCCTATTGACGGGGAGGGGATTTATGAACCCTCTGTCACTCTACCGCCCATGCATCTGGGCGAAGAGGTGGTAGAGGATTATGTGGCCATGCGTTTAAGCCTTAAGGCGCATCCAATGGAGATTTTGCGGCCGAAATGGCCTGATATTTTGCCCCATGCGCAATTGATGACAACGCCGTTGCAGCGCATCAGCGTGTGTGGTCTGGTCATTACGAGACAGCGCCCTGGCACGGCGTCGGGGGTGATTTTCCTGACCCTTGAAGATGAAACCGGGGTTTGTAATGTTGTGGTTTGGCCCAAAATCTACGAGAAATTCCGCCGGGCCATTATCGCTGGACGCCTGTTGCGCATCAGAGGCAAGCTCCAGCGCGAAGGTATCGTGACACATCTTGTTGCTGACAATGTTGAGGATGTCTCGGACTCTCTCTCATTACTCGGCCATCCCGACTATGATGTGGTGGGGCTGCCTGAAACCGTCAATGATGAAACCCCACATCCCCGCCGACGGATGGCGATGCATCCGCGAGAACAGGCCAAGGCTTTGTTTCCAAGTAGAGATTTTCACTGA
- a CDS encoding Y-family DNA polymerase, giving the protein MKQRVISIVFPRLATDRYLRRRPVERPFVLTHFEKNVQRIYCLNERAERAGLRREMSFTDARTLCADLVSDLADPLSDHKFLNALMRWAERYCPVVSCDDANGLLLDITGAAHLFGGEEELVCDLLSRLGRAGLSARLGLADTVGAAWAVARFASETHKNYGDRQTGIVIESSDTSPALAKLPVAALRIDAKTSNTLRRLGLSTIHDLQQIPRATLSRRFGKTLLTQLDLAWGHAMEPVRQQRTELRFAARINLPEPIGLTDDVLGIAGKLMQQICKRLEAAHKGARRLRLTAQRVDSTHEVAEIGLARAMRDPERMTRLFSRAVDTMNAGFGIERVWLEAIETEPLSFTQKSHLDKKEKESAALADLISRIGNRVGFDQVQRFLPVQSHIPEKSFTVVAAAYSEPAHHWPVSNQRPLIIFAPEPIAAHGAEPPKAFRWRNVRLKVVGAEGPERIQPEWWLDDPDWRSGLRDYWRVQTHEGRRLWLFHTPQVAASHISTWFVHGEFA; this is encoded by the coding sequence ATGAAACAACGCGTCATATCGATTGTCTTTCCAAGGCTGGCGACAGATCGCTATCTCAGGCGGCGGCCAGTTGAAAGGCCGTTTGTGCTCACGCATTTCGAGAAGAATGTACAACGCATTTATTGCCTGAACGAACGAGCGGAGCGGGCCGGATTAAGACGGGAGATGAGCTTCACGGATGCTCGTACGCTTTGTGCCGACCTGGTCAGTGATCTGGCTGATCCTTTGAGTGATCATAAATTTCTCAATGCCCTGATGCGTTGGGCCGAGCGCTATTGCCCAGTCGTATCGTGTGATGACGCGAATGGATTGCTGCTTGATATTACAGGGGCGGCTCATTTGTTTGGTGGTGAAGAGGAACTGGTGTGTGACCTGCTTTCCCGGTTGGGCCGGGCAGGCTTATCGGCACGGCTGGGGCTTGCTGACACGGTTGGTGCAGCCTGGGCTGTGGCGCGGTTCGCATCTGAGACGCATAAAAATTATGGCGACCGGCAAACTGGAATAGTCATTGAATCATCCGACACTTCTCCGGCCCTCGCAAAATTGCCGGTCGCGGCCCTCAGAATTGATGCCAAAACCAGTAACACTCTACGGCGCCTGGGACTTTCCACTATCCATGATTTGCAACAGATCCCTCGTGCCACACTGTCGCGCCGTTTTGGCAAAACCTTGCTGACCCAGCTTGATCTCGCTTGGGGGCATGCCATGGAGCCGGTCAGACAACAACGCACCGAGTTGCGTTTTGCGGCGCGCATCAATTTGCCAGAACCGATCGGACTTACTGATGATGTTTTAGGCATTGCCGGAAAACTGATGCAGCAAATCTGTAAAAGGCTTGAAGCCGCACACAAGGGCGCCCGGCGACTGCGCCTGACGGCGCAACGGGTCGACAGTACTCATGAGGTTGCTGAAATCGGCCTGGCGCGCGCCATGCGCGATCCGGAGCGTATGACGCGTTTGTTTTCACGTGCGGTGGATACCATGAATGCGGGGTTCGGGATTGAACGGGTGTGGCTGGAAGCCATTGAAACCGAACCGCTCAGTTTTACCCAAAAAAGTCATCTCGATAAAAAGGAAAAGGAAAGCGCAGCATTAGCTGACCTGATTTCCAGAATTGGCAACCGGGTTGGATTTGATCAGGTGCAGCGATTTTTGCCGGTTCAAAGCCACATTCCGGAGAAGAGTTTTACGGTTGTGGCAGCTGCTTATAGTGAACCTGCCCATCATTGGCCGGTATCAAACCAGCGCCCTCTCATTATTTTTGCCCCAGAGCCAATCGCCGCACATGGCGCGGAACCGCCCAAGGCCTTTCGCTGGCGTAATGTGCGGCTCAAGGTTGTGGGGGCTGAAGGGCCAGAGCGCATCCAGCCTGAATGGTGGCTGGATGACCCTGACTGGCGTTCGGGCTTGCGTGATTATTGGCGGGTTCAAACCCATGAGGGGCGACGCTTGTGGCTTTTCCATACCCCGCAGGTTGCAGCAAGCCACATTTCAACATGGTTCGTGCATGGGGAATTCGCCTGA
- a CDS encoding TRAP transporter small permease yields the protein MECALMVIPSPNPKERPTERIILLVERVAAIMLGLVTLLIFFSAIGRYLLARPVPDAFDISRLTLAVAVIWGFASIGFRGSHIKVDLLTEALPRQLQRWTNAFAWLVLLIFTAALAWKVGGRALSQLYGGELTMDLRIPHWPFLAAIVLGLIMALVTTVIRLWRVVVHAEGLESHEVQGNKE from the coding sequence TTGGAGTGCGCGCTGATGGTTATCCCTTCGCCAAACCCAAAAGAACGGCCCACCGAACGGATCATTCTGCTCGTAGAGCGCGTCGCTGCGATCATGCTGGGACTTGTAACATTGTTGATATTTTTTTCAGCCATTGGCCGATATTTGCTCGCGCGCCCCGTCCCGGACGCCTTTGATATTTCTCGGCTGACCCTTGCGGTCGCCGTCATCTGGGGCTTTGCCTCAATTGGATTTCGCGGCAGCCATATTAAGGTGGACCTTTTGACCGAGGCCCTGCCACGGCAATTGCAAAGATGGACAAACGCCTTCGCCTGGCTCGTCCTTCTCATTTTCACCGCCGCGCTGGCCTGGAAAGTTGGAGGCCGTGCATTGTCGCAACTTTATGGCGGCGAACTAACCATGGACTTGCGCATCCCGCACTGGCCTTTTCTCGCTGCCATCGTTCTTGGACTGATCATGGCACTGGTTACCACCGTCATCCGCTTGTGGCGTGTTGTCGTTCATGCTGAAGGCCTGGAATCGCACGAAGTCCAAGGAAACAAAGAATGA
- a CDS encoding LysR substrate-binding domain-containing protein, whose protein sequence is MDKLHCMAVVVKVAEVGSFTAAARLLNISPPKATRAVAFLEAAVGAKLFLRSTRAVKLTEAGRLYVEDCRRILADMEEAEAAVNGSYAQPVGTLTVTAPVMFGNIFVMPVLVEFLERYPAVQGRALLFDRVANLVEEGVDVGVRIGHLPDSGINAIKVGAVRRVICGAPSYFERNGIPLDTKALSDHSVIATTGSSAPIKWRFGGANRDMTGFHPRLYCNNVEASLSAAVSGWGLAQALSYQVAKPCAEGVLKIVLEEFEDEPMPIHVIHPEGRYASAKTRAFVDMLVSKLRTAAPFDG, encoded by the coding sequence ATGGATAAGCTGCATTGTATGGCAGTAGTGGTGAAGGTTGCGGAGGTTGGCAGCTTTACGGCTGCTGCCCGTCTATTGAACATCAGTCCGCCCAAGGCAACGCGGGCCGTGGCTTTTCTTGAGGCGGCGGTTGGTGCCAAGTTGTTTTTGCGGTCGACCCGTGCTGTGAAACTGACGGAAGCCGGGCGGCTTTATGTCGAGGATTGCCGTCGTATTCTCGCCGACATGGAGGAGGCGGAAGCCGCGGTAAACGGATCTTATGCGCAGCCGGTTGGCACCTTGACGGTTACGGCGCCGGTTATGTTCGGCAACATTTTTGTGATGCCAGTTCTTGTTGAATTTTTAGAACGATACCCTGCCGTTCAGGGGCGTGCGTTGTTGTTCGATCGTGTTGCCAATCTGGTCGAAGAAGGTGTTGATGTTGGCGTGCGTATCGGGCATTTGCCGGATTCCGGGATTAACGCCATCAAGGTGGGCGCCGTCAGAAGAGTCATTTGCGGCGCGCCTTCCTATTTCGAAAGGAATGGTATTCCTTTGGATACTAAAGCTCTTTCTGACCACTCGGTTATCGCGACGACCGGCTCGTCAGCGCCGATTAAATGGCGGTTTGGTGGCGCGAACAGGGACATGACCGGATTTCATCCCCGGTTATATTGCAACAATGTAGAGGCGTCGTTGTCTGCGGCGGTCAGCGGATGGGGGCTTGCCCAGGCGCTCTCCTATCAGGTGGCCAAGCCTTGTGCTGAAGGGGTTTTGAAGATTGTCCTCGAAGAGTTTGAGGACGAGCCCATGCCGATTCACGTTATTCACCCCGAAGGCCGATACGCATCAGCCAAAACGCGGGCGTTTGTGGATATGCTGGTCAGCAAACTACGCACGGCTGCACCGTTTGACGGATAA
- a CDS encoding TRAP transporter large permease — translation MSANDFVAIGGFVILFALMLVRVPIGIAMGVVGVGGFGMIVGWAPAFNLLATSPLRTLTDFNLTLIPFFILMGVLATRSGMSREMFRAANATMGSMRGGLGMATVGACAGFAAICGSSVATAATMTNIAYPEMKRAGYGDDIATGVIAAGGTLGILIPPSVVLAVYGYITEQDIGTLFIAGVLPGLLAVVMYLATVRFWYGRHLPAGEPFSLAKAISALRDVWAVSILFLAVIVSIYLGLATATEAAAVGAVMTALIGLVRRRLNLSSLLDCLVEALRTSVAVYTILIGAILFGYFLAITQTPQKLTFFMVDLGLGAYGTLALIMVLFVIMGCFLDAMAMIILMVPIVYPVITMLGFDPIWFGIIIVMTVELGMITPPVGMNVFVINSIARHVNLVTIFRGVLPFVATDVLRLILLIAFPAIVLYLPQTMQ, via the coding sequence ATGAGCGCGAACGATTTTGTTGCGATCGGTGGGTTTGTCATACTGTTTGCACTTATGCTGGTGCGCGTGCCCATCGGCATAGCGATGGGTGTCGTCGGTGTTGGTGGCTTTGGCATGATCGTCGGCTGGGCGCCTGCGTTTAACCTTCTGGCAACATCGCCCCTGCGCACCCTCACGGATTTCAACCTTACCCTCATCCCGTTCTTCATCCTGATGGGTGTCCTCGCTACGCGCTCAGGCATGAGCCGCGAAATGTTCCGCGCCGCGAATGCGACGATGGGCTCCATGCGCGGCGGTCTGGGCATGGCAACGGTCGGGGCCTGTGCCGGATTTGCCGCCATCTGCGGCTCATCAGTCGCAACTGCAGCGACCATGACAAATATTGCCTATCCAGAAATGAAGCGCGCCGGCTATGGTGACGATATTGCCACCGGCGTTATCGCTGCAGGCGGCACACTGGGCATCCTCATCCCGCCGTCAGTGGTTCTGGCGGTCTATGGATACATAACCGAACAAGACATTGGCACCTTGTTTATCGCCGGCGTTCTCCCCGGTCTTCTGGCAGTAGTGATGTACCTGGCAACGGTCCGGTTCTGGTATGGGCGGCATCTACCCGCGGGAGAGCCCTTCAGTCTGGCCAAAGCGATCAGCGCCTTGCGCGACGTCTGGGCGGTGTCCATCCTGTTCCTGGCAGTTATCGTTTCAATCTATTTGGGTTTGGCAACCGCCACTGAAGCCGCGGCCGTGGGTGCTGTGATGACAGCCTTGATTGGGCTGGTACGGCGCCGGTTGAATTTAAGCTCTTTACTCGATTGCCTCGTCGAAGCGTTGCGGACGTCGGTCGCCGTCTACACCATTCTTATCGGCGCAATCTTGTTCGGCTATTTCCTGGCCATTACCCAGACACCCCAGAAACTCACCTTTTTCATGGTGGATCTTGGCCTGGGGGCCTACGGCACGTTGGCGCTTATAATGGTGCTGTTTGTAATCATGGGATGTTTCCTTGACGCCATGGCGATGATCATCCTGATGGTGCCAATTGTCTATCCGGTGATCACAATGCTTGGCTTCGACCCGATCTGGTTTGGCATCATCATCGTCATGACGGTTGAACTCGGCATGATCACCCCCCCTGTTGGCATGAACGTGTTCGTCATCAACTCAATTGCACGACACGTGAACCTGGTCACGATTTTCCGCGGCGTCCTGCCGTTCGTGGCCACCGACGTGTTGCGCCTGATCCTGCTCATCGCCTTTCCGGCAATCGTCCTATATCTGCCTCAAACCATGCAGTGA
- a CDS encoding glutathione S-transferase family protein — MKLYDFELSGHAHRARLFASLIGANVEIVQMDLANGAHRTPEFLAINPFGEVPVLEDDGVIITDSTAILIYLAKKAGNTDWLPEDALGAARVQRWLSVASGEIAYGVCAARLLTVFNKPFNAQEVIARAHHVLEIIDTELKNRKWIASDHPTIADVALYSYIARAPEGNIDRFRYDNVTAWLKRVEALGGFVAFPKTGIGLTDPS, encoded by the coding sequence ATGAAGCTTTATGACTTCGAGCTTTCAGGGCATGCGCATCGGGCGCGTCTGTTTGCCTCCCTGATCGGCGCAAATGTCGAAATCGTCCAAATGGATCTCGCCAATGGGGCCCACAGGACCCCGGAATTTCTCGCGATAAACCCTTTTGGCGAGGTGCCAGTGCTCGAGGATGACGGCGTAATCATCACCGATTCAACGGCCATCCTAATCTACTTGGCCAAAAAGGCCGGAAATACCGATTGGCTCCCCGAGGACGCGCTGGGCGCAGCGCGGGTGCAGCGCTGGCTTTCCGTCGCTTCTGGCGAGATTGCATATGGCGTATGCGCAGCCCGGCTGCTCACCGTATTCAACAAGCCATTTAACGCGCAGGAAGTTATCGCCAGAGCGCATCATGTCCTTGAGATAATCGACACCGAACTCAAGAACCGGAAATGGATTGCTTCAGATCACCCCACGATCGCTGATGTTGCGCTTTACAGCTATATTGCGCGTGCACCCGAGGGCAATATTGACCGCTTCAGATACGACAATGTGACGGCATGGCTAAAACGTGTTGAAGCCCTGGGCGGGTTCGTGGCGTTCCCTAAAACCGGGATCGGCCTTACGGACCCCTCTTGA
- a CDS encoding 2Fe-2S iron-sulfur cluster-binding protein — translation MTLKSEHVPDNTPWHAGELALQQSAGVAEQMDGVGRRVLRDYLTEQHRLFYPLLPFVAVGAVDKHGDVWATLKTGHPGFLSAPDAHTLSARIDRDAQDPADSGLGDGDAVAMLGIELHTRRRNRLNGTIRRHAPDRFDVTVRQAYGNCPQYIQLRDYEFVREPEINTTTPAEALVDLDKRAKDVIRNADTFFVATYIDTPGTGRQVDVSHRGGKSGFVRLNQDNTLTVPDFAGNLFFNTLGNIAINGHAGLVFIDFTSGELLQLTGEAKVILDSEEIKTFQGAERLWTFKPRKIIRRPDGVPLRWRMQNKPWSPHVFLTGSWEESEQRLSARSMAATWRTYRVEDIVDESTTIRSFHLYPTDGMGKPPHAAGQHLAIRLTLPGNTHPIIRNYTLSTAPSDDFLRISVKREGLLSTHLHHAIQRGATIDARGPSGAFSIDASETRPAVMLAAGIGITPLLSMLRHLVYEGNRTRRTRPTWLFHAARTRAERAFDFEIANLVETANGAVRWIRILSDPADAAAETEFDHAGRIDMALLRETLPFDDFDFYICGPAPFMQSVYDGLVGMSVPDERIHAETFGPSGIVRQSAKEAAFSISPPPADEPVEVRFNDASVKAVWRPDTGTLLDCAEAAGLSPPFDCRTGTCGTCRATVASGAVTHIRHITAPLNDGEVLLCSAVPAKASASLKLTF, via the coding sequence ATGACGCTGAAATCAGAACATGTCCCTGACAACACGCCATGGCACGCGGGTGAGTTGGCGCTACAACAAAGCGCTGGCGTGGCCGAACAAATGGATGGCGTTGGCCGGCGTGTTTTGCGCGACTACCTGACCGAACAACACCGCCTGTTCTATCCTTTGTTACCATTCGTGGCAGTCGGTGCTGTCGACAAACACGGCGATGTATGGGCAACGCTAAAGACTGGCCATCCCGGCTTTCTCTCCGCCCCCGACGCTCACACGCTCAGTGCCAGAATTGATCGCGACGCGCAGGACCCTGCCGACAGTGGTCTGGGCGACGGTGATGCAGTCGCCATGCTCGGGATTGAACTGCATACGCGCCGCCGCAATCGTCTGAACGGCACAATCAGGCGCCACGCGCCGGATCGGTTTGATGTCACGGTCCGCCAGGCCTATGGCAATTGTCCGCAATACATTCAGTTGCGTGACTATGAGTTCGTACGTGAGCCCGAGATAAACACAACCACCCCGGCAGAGGCACTCGTGGATCTTGATAAAAGGGCAAAGGATGTGATCCGCAACGCGGACACCTTTTTCGTTGCCACATATATCGACACACCCGGCACTGGAAGACAGGTAGACGTATCTCATCGCGGCGGAAAATCCGGCTTTGTGCGGCTAAATCAGGATAACACGCTTACAGTGCCTGATTTCGCGGGCAATCTGTTTTTTAACACGCTGGGAAACATCGCGATTAACGGACATGCTGGTTTGGTGTTCATCGATTTCACCTCAGGGGAACTCCTCCAGCTCACCGGTGAGGCAAAGGTCATTCTTGATTCTGAGGAAATAAAGACATTTCAGGGTGCCGAACGCCTTTGGACATTCAAGCCGCGTAAAATCATTCGCCGCCCGGATGGGGTACCATTGCGTTGGCGGATGCAAAACAAACCATGGTCGCCCCATGTTTTTCTGACGGGTAGCTGGGAGGAAAGCGAACAACGGCTCTCAGCAAGATCGATGGCGGCAACCTGGAGAACCTATCGAGTTGAAGACATTGTAGATGAAAGCACCACAATACGCTCATTTCATCTCTATCCAACCGACGGCATGGGAAAGCCACCCCACGCCGCGGGACAGCATTTAGCAATCCGTTTGACCTTGCCGGGCAACACTCACCCCATCATACGCAACTACACCTTGTCCACGGCCCCATCCGACGATTTCCTGCGCATCAGCGTCAAACGGGAAGGCTTGCTATCAACGCACCTTCACCACGCGATACAACGCGGCGCCACTATTGACGCACGTGGCCCCAGCGGCGCCTTCTCAATCGATGCAAGTGAAACGCGACCGGCCGTTATGCTGGCGGCGGGTATCGGCATTACCCCGCTGCTCTCAATGTTGCGGCATCTCGTCTATGAAGGCAACCGCACCCGTCGCACCCGCCCGACCTGGTTGTTCCATGCGGCAAGAACCAGGGCAGAGCGCGCCTTCGACTTTGAGATTGCCAACCTTGTTGAGACCGCCAACGGGGCGGTCAGATGGATCCGCATCCTCAGCGATCCGGCAGATGCGGCAGCGGAAACCGAATTCGATCACGCCGGACGCATCGACATGGCGCTTCTGCGCGAGACCCTGCCTTTTGATGATTTTGACTTTTATATCTGCGGGCCCGCCCCCTTCATGCAGTCGGTTTATGATGGCCTTGTCGGCATGAGCGTTCCTGACGAAAGAATTCATGCAGAAACCTTTGGACCCTCCGGAATTGTGCGACAGTCTGCAAAGGAAGCGGCGTTTTCAATAAGCCCGCCCCCTGCTGATGAGCCCGTTGAAGTCAGATTCAACGATGCGTCGGTAAAGGCCGTTTGGCGGCCTGACACCGGCACGCTGCTCGATTGCGCCGAAGCCGCAGGACTTTCACCACCCTTCGACTGCCGCACGGGCACCTGCGGAACTTGCCGCGCCACCGTCGCGTCTGGCGCTGTAACGCACATCAGGCACATCACCGCACCATTGAACGATGGAGAGGTTCTGCTCTGTTCGGCAGTACCCGCAAAAGCAAGTGCATCGCTCAAGCTCACCTTTTAG